A single genomic interval of bacterium harbors:
- a CDS encoding ORF6N domain-containing protein: MENRILTLRGQKVILDRDLAALYGVKTLRLNEAVKRNKDRFPGDFCFQLTREEFTRLISQIAISNSGRGGVRKLPRAFTEHGALMAANVLNSPKAIEMSLFLVRAFIKLRERLSATAELEKRLESIEKSLISHDIALRDIYRKLKPLLLAHEPGKPPKRIGFTADEKSKFYRA, translated from the coding sequence ATGGAAAACCGGATCCTGACCCTTCGAGGCCAGAAGGTGATCTTGGATCGGGACCTTGCGGCCTTATATGGGGTCAAGACCCTTCGTTTGAACGAGGCCGTTAAACGCAATAAGGATCGTTTCCCTGGTGATTTTTGCTTTCAGCTGACGCGGGAAGAATTCACCCGTTTGATATCGCAAATTGCGATATCAAACAGCGGACGTGGTGGTGTAAGGAAATTGCCGCGAGCATTCACCGAACATGGGGCCCTCATGGCCGCCAATGTCCTGAACAGCCCGAAAGCTATTGAAATGAGCCTCTTCCTTGTTCGGGCCTTCATCAAGCTCCGGGAAAGGCTATCCGCTACGGCTGAACTGGAAAAACGTCTTGAGTCCATCGAAAAAAGCCTCATTTCCCACGATATCGCCCTGCGGGACATCTATCGAAAACTGAAACCCCTCTTGCTGGCCCATGAACCTGGAAAGCCTCCCAAGAGGATCGGGTTCACCGCAGATGAGAAGTCGAAGTTTTATCGAGCTTAA
- a CDS encoding ParB/RepB/Spo0J family partition protein, whose protein sequence is MPTLSPVAQVVEIPLANVHPNPKNPGPPIPADQITDLAENIEAEGLLNPIKVMPLVRSPQAEKSPHGPGAPDPRNQQWVILAGERRYWAFLWLKRETIPAFLLDPTPAEAVKITHLDNAVRERGWWADYQSIEALKQADPTLRQREIGAGLKIDLPKVNRALSLLPLLNPEARAILVSDTNNGNKGNKGISELAAAELAGLATDPVTPATQALVQRALVEVRDQNLTQMGVREMVQWIHQGKKPEDYRPGMAKAGGNKPSPRPSRPAVKAGVSDQAVEAPQDPAPAPGSKGNPVPVSGGKTDLQVLYDHLKGNGLLAGGLIGALGGFLASNLKRALGTFVRRYMLHALAALGILALLVFHGVGNLFHKSPNTQETTSAVPAERPERPEGVERAQVPAQAEASNVVPAKPIPNKPEPKQMGRQAPLGSAAKRAAGGQPQVVQPSAQPVPGWAPEGIPLLKEFGDHFYGRSGSMWSDDLAYFKGLLTADYYPTFQKQFFPSAQQTEMQTKQEYQLYSKGQAPRATGGAGNTVLYRIQGQVTLQSRASRVPKTLWTKPMALEISLRHLEGLGYRVERVREVQPRQEAGSATAGSAGNGVDPLKAVQDVSGGVANVAGDVEKVDAAKKALGL, encoded by the coding sequence ATGCCGACCCTAAGTCCCGTCGCCCAAGTCGTGGAGATCCCCCTGGCGAATGTCCATCCCAACCCCAAGAACCCCGGCCCGCCCATCCCCGCGGACCAGATCACCGACCTGGCCGAGAACATCGAGGCGGAAGGCCTCCTGAACCCCATCAAGGTCATGCCCCTGGTCCGGAGCCCTCAAGCGGAAAAGTCCCCCCATGGCCCCGGTGCCCCGGACCCCCGGAACCAACAATGGGTCATCCTGGCCGGGGAACGCCGCTACTGGGCCTTCCTTTGGCTCAAACGGGAGACCATCCCGGCCTTCCTGCTGGACCCCACCCCCGCCGAGGCCGTCAAGATCACCCACCTGGACAATGCGGTCCGGGAAAGGGGCTGGTGGGCCGACTACCAGTCCATCGAGGCCCTCAAGCAGGCGGACCCCACCCTGCGCCAAAGGGAGATAGGGGCCGGGTTGAAGATAGATCTACCGAAGGTGAACCGGGCCCTAAGCCTCTTACCCCTCCTCAACCCGGAGGCGAGGGCCATTCTTGTTAGTGACACTAACAACGGAAATAAGGGGAATAAGGGCATTTCGGAGCTGGCCGCCGCCGAACTGGCCGGACTGGCGACCGATCCGGTGACCCCAGCCACCCAGGCCCTGGTCCAGCGGGCCCTGGTCGAAGTCCGTGACCAGAACCTCACCCAGATGGGGGTCCGAGAGATGGTCCAGTGGATCCATCAAGGGAAGAAGCCCGAGGACTACCGGCCTGGGATGGCAAAGGCAGGGGGGAACAAGCCGTCCCCGAGGCCGTCCAGACCGGCGGTCAAGGCGGGGGTGTCCGACCAAGCCGTAGAGGCCCCCCAAGACCCCGCCCCGGCACCCGGGTCCAAGGGGAACCCCGTCCCCGTATCGGGCGGCAAGACCGACCTTCAGGTCCTTTACGACCACTTGAAAGGGAATGGCCTGTTGGCTGGCGGCCTCATCGGTGCCCTCGGGGGCTTCCTGGCCTCGAACCTGAAACGCGCCCTAGGCACTTTTGTTCGGCGCTATATGCTCCACGCCCTGGCGGCCCTGGGGATCCTGGCTTTGTTGGTATTCCATGGGGTCGGGAACCTTTTCCATAAGAGCCCAAATACCCAGGAAACAACCTCGGCGGTCCCGGCGGAACGCCCTGAGCGACCGGAGGGAGTCGAACGGGCTCAAGTGCCAGCTCAGGCTGAAGCCTCAAACGTTGTTCCTGCCAAACCGATCCCCAATAAGCCTGAACCCAAGCAAATGGGCCGTCAGGCCCCATTGGGTTCAGCCGCCAAACGGGCCGCTGGCGGACAACCACAAGTTGTCCAGCCAAGTGCCCAACCCGTACCGGGTTGGGCCCCCGAAGGCATCCCCCTCCTCAAGGAATTCGGCGATCACTTTTATGGCCGCTCCGGCTCCATGTGGTCCGACGACCTGGCCTATTTCAAAGGGCTTTTGACGGCGGACTATTACCCCACCTTCCAAAAGCAATTCTTCCCCTCGGCCCAACAGACCGAGATGCAGACCAAGCAGGAATACCAGCTCTATTCCAAAGGCCAGGCACCAAGAGCGACAGGGGGAGCGGGGAATACGGTTCTTTACCGGATCCAAGGCCAGGTCACCCTGCAAAGCCGGGCGTCGCGGGTCCCGAAGACCCTTTGGACCAAGCCGATGGCGTTGGAGATCTCCCTAAGGCACTTGGAGGGGTTGGGGTATCGGGTTGAACGAGTGAGAGAGGTACAACCGCGCCAAGAAGCTGGAAGCGCCACTGCGGGCTCGGCAGGCAATGGTGTGGACCCCCTGAAGGCGGTCCAAGACGTGAGCGGGGGCGTGGCCAATGTGGCGGGGGATGTAGAGAAGGTGGATGCCGCCAAGAAGGCATTAGGACTTTAG
- a CDS encoding DUF2235 domain-containing protein, with product MNIVICCDGTGNEFGSHNSNVIKLFSALDKDKNQQTVYYHPGIGTVGVSNPLLWLWTWFNRILGAAMGFGIRKDVADCYRFLMDSYRGPQDKVYVFGFSRGAYTARILCGMLNQFGLLQRGDDLLINYAYKLFNREDPNAAALSAEFKKTFSRECKPHFVGVWDTVSSVGWIYDPTSFPNTYRNRDIKIARHAISIDERRCFFRQNLMARGEEGQDIVQVWFPGVHSDIGGGYSPYSECGLSQIALGWMIREATKAGLKFDKAKVKALFEAPNAAPDPAGKLHVSLTGFWWILEFIPKRYFDFKEKVYRFKLPLAQPRFIQEGALVHESVIKRMKDPKSRYKPVNLPENYRVVR from the coding sequence ATGAACATCGTCATCTGCTGCGACGGGACGGGCAACGAGTTCGGGTCGCATAATTCCAACGTCATCAAGCTCTTCTCGGCGCTGGATAAGGACAAGAACCAGCAGACCGTCTATTACCACCCGGGCATCGGGACGGTGGGGGTCTCCAACCCGCTCCTGTGGCTCTGGACCTGGTTCAACCGCATCCTGGGCGCGGCCATGGGCTTCGGCATCCGAAAGGACGTGGCGGATTGCTACCGCTTCCTCATGGACAGCTACCGGGGCCCCCAGGACAAGGTCTATGTCTTCGGCTTCAGCCGGGGGGCCTATACGGCCCGCATCCTCTGCGGCATGCTCAACCAGTTCGGCCTGCTCCAGCGGGGCGACGACCTGCTCATCAATTACGCCTACAAGCTCTTCAACCGGGAGGACCCCAACGCGGCGGCCCTGTCCGCCGAGTTCAAGAAGACCTTCTCACGGGAATGCAAACCCCATTTCGTGGGGGTCTGGGACACGGTCAGTTCGGTCGGTTGGATCTACGACCCCACCTCCTTCCCGAACACCTACCGCAACCGGGACATCAAGATCGCCCGCCACGCCATTTCCATCGACGAGCGGCGCTGTTTCTTCCGGCAGAACCTCATGGCCCGGGGGGAGGAGGGGCAGGACATCGTCCAGGTCTGGTTCCCTGGGGTCCATTCGGACATCGGCGGGGGTTACAGCCCCTACAGCGAATGCGGGCTTTCCCAGATCGCCCTGGGGTGGATGATCCGGGAGGCCACTAAGGCGGGGTTGAAGTTCGACAAGGCCAAAGTGAAGGCCCTTTTCGAGGCGCCCAACGCCGCCCCCGATCCCGCCGGCAAGCTCCATGTGTCCCTGACGGGGTTCTGGTGGATCTTGGAATTCATCCCGAAGCGCTATTTCGACTTCAAGGAGAAGGTCTACAGGTTCAAGCTACCCCTGGCCCAGCCCCGGTTCATCCAAGAGGGCGCGTTGGTCCATGAGAGCGTGATCAAACGGATGAAGGACCCGAAGAGCCGGTACAAGCCGGTCAACCTGCCGGAGAACTATCGGGTGGTGCGGTGA
- a CDS encoding three-Cys-motif partner protein TcmP, translated as MAGISETIWPCEKHTEAKHLILKSYIGAWVSILPNKFSKALFVDGFSGPGEYEGGEPGSPLIAIAEVGNALKNTTKNFSLQMYFVDARNDRIENLKQKISSAQSDSKIKIHEPICGRFEDELPGIITNFKNGILGSQFPMLIFIDPFGVKGYPLELIRKILSNRSAEVFLLLDVDGINRNLSNAPLMKEVFGDGCEKIIEEILREGDTQTRYKMIRKLHEKVAGRLSQFYLPFRMLETSKKVFHDMVFLTNNQLGFLKMKEAMWRADSSGRFQFVDTEYNSLTFDFKAWKMELWDLMLKKFRGRKVTGAEVKAFVEFNTRFLDRHKREVLNENETSGMDADKKIRVEKIGRKKNTFPEDAAIYFPAG; from the coding sequence TTGGCTGGCATTTCAGAGACAATTTGGCCCTGTGAAAAACACACAGAAGCAAAACACTTAATACTAAAAAGTTACATAGGGGCCTGGGTTTCCATTCTTCCGAATAAATTTTCAAAAGCCTTATTCGTTGATGGCTTTAGTGGACCTGGAGAGTACGAAGGGGGAGAGCCGGGATCTCCACTAATCGCAATCGCCGAAGTTGGCAACGCCCTCAAGAACACAACTAAAAATTTTTCGCTACAAATGTACTTTGTTGATGCGAGAAACGACCGGATCGAAAATCTAAAACAGAAAATATCTTCGGCCCAATCCGATTCGAAGATAAAAATACACGAACCGATTTGCGGAAGATTTGAGGATGAACTCCCTGGAATAATAACAAATTTCAAAAATGGGATTCTGGGTTCTCAGTTTCCGATGTTAATTTTTATTGATCCGTTCGGAGTGAAGGGTTATCCCTTGGAGTTGATTAGGAAGATATTATCTAATAGATCGGCTGAAGTTTTTCTTCTGCTGGATGTTGATGGGATAAATAGGAATTTATCGAACGCACCATTAATGAAAGAGGTTTTTGGGGATGGATGTGAAAAGATTATTGAGGAAATTCTACGTGAAGGTGATACGCAGACCAGATACAAAATGATTAGAAAACTACATGAAAAGGTAGCGGGGCGACTGTCTCAATTTTATCTTCCGTTTAGGATGTTAGAAACTTCCAAGAAGGTTTTCCATGACATGGTATTTTTGACTAACAATCAGCTGGGCTTTCTGAAAATGAAAGAAGCTATGTGGCGAGCTGATAGTAGTGGTAGGTTCCAATTTGTTGATACGGAATATAATTCCCTAACTTTTGATTTCAAGGCTTGGAAAATGGAGCTATGGGATTTGATGCTTAAAAAGTTTCGGGGGCGAAAAGTAACGGGGGCAGAAGTTAAAGCCTTTGTTGAATTCAACACTAGGTTTTTGGATAGGCATAAGAGGGAAGTTCTGAATGAAAATGAAACGAGCGGGATGGATGCAGATAAGAAAATTCGAGTAGAAAAAATTGGCAGGAAGAAAAATACATTCCCTGAAGATGCGGCGATCTATTTCCCCGCAGGTTGA
- a CDS encoding phage Gp37/Gp68 family protein has product MAENSKIEWTNATWNPVTGCHKVSAGCANCYAERFAERWRGIPGHPYEQGFDLKTWPLRLNLPLTWKDSKRIFVNSMSDLFHQDIPLKFLKQVFETMNNAHWHQFQVLTKRADRLEKISSSVKWTKNIWMGVSVESDKFTYRIEMLKRTNAKIKFLSLEPLLSPLPNLKLRGIDWVIVGGESGPGARPMEKEWVVDIQKQCKKFNVPFFFKQWGGVQKKKRGRKLNGRIWSDMPEKKTAMSLAASK; this is encoded by the coding sequence ATGGCTGAAAATTCAAAAATTGAATGGACCAATGCGACGTGGAATCCTGTGACGGGTTGTCACAAGGTTAGCGCTGGGTGTGCAAATTGTTATGCGGAAAGGTTCGCAGAGCGGTGGAGAGGAATACCAGGCCATCCGTATGAACAGGGTTTTGATCTTAAAACTTGGCCATTGAGATTGAATTTACCATTGACTTGGAAAGACTCGAAAAGAATATTCGTTAATTCAATGTCAGATCTATTTCATCAGGACATTCCACTTAAGTTCCTGAAGCAGGTGTTCGAAACGATGAACAATGCCCATTGGCATCAATTTCAAGTCTTGACAAAACGCGCGGATAGACTCGAAAAAATTAGCTCATCTGTTAAATGGACGAAAAACATATGGATGGGTGTTAGTGTCGAATCCGATAAGTTCACTTATCGAATTGAAATGTTAAAGCGGACAAATGCAAAGATTAAATTTCTCTCTTTAGAACCTTTGTTATCACCTTTACCAAATTTGAAGTTAAGGGGAATCGATTGGGTCATTGTTGGCGGTGAGTCCGGTCCTGGTGCAAGGCCGATGGAAAAGGAATGGGTCGTTGACATTCAAAAACAATGTAAGAAATTTAATGTCCCATTTTTCTTCAAGCAATGGGGTGGAGTCCAAAAGAAAAAAAGAGGCCGCAAATTGAATGGCAGGATTTGGAGTGATATGCCGGAAAAAAAGACTGCAATGAGTTTGGCGGCATCGAAATAA